From the genome of Verrucomicrobiia bacterium:
CCCAAAACCTGTTGAATCGCGGGCCGGTTTTCTGTCCGCTTGACGACTCTGCCGACCTTTCAGACGCTCTGCCCCATGCGCATCCATTTCTTCGGAGCCACAAGAACCACCACCGGCTCGATGTATCTGTTGGAGGTGAACGGAAAGAAGCTGCTGCTGGAGTGCGGCCTTTTTCAGGGGCGTCGCGATGAAACAATGGACCGCAACCGCCACTTTCCATTCAACCCCGCAACTGTCGATGCGGTCGTGCTAAGCCATGCGCACATCGATCATTGCGGAAATCTACCCAACCTGTGTGTCCAGGGATTCGAGGGGAACATCTATTGCACGTTTGCGACGCGTGACCTGGCGAGCGTGATGCTTGAAGACTCCGCGCAAATTCAGCAGGCGGATGCCGCGTTTGTATCGAAGAAGCGCGCAAAGCAGGGGCTTCCTCCCGTGAAGCCGCTTTACACGCCGACGCAGGCAGAAAAGGCGGTGCGGCAGTTCGTGGCGATCAACTACGACCGGCCCTTTCCAGTGCTCGATGGGGTGAGCGTGACGTTTCGGGACGCGGGTCACATTCTGGGTTCGGCGCAAGTGGTGCTCGATGTGCAGGAGGGAGCGCGGCGCTTTCGTTATTTGTTCTCGGGCGACATCGGGCGCGGGAACGATGACATCCTGCGCGACCCGCACGTGGTCGAGGACGTTGACTTCCTGCAGATCGAGAGCACATACGGCGCGCGGGTTCATTCTCCCAAGAGCAACGCGAACGAGGAAGTCGGCCGGCTTGTGCGCGACACGGTTGAGCGTGGCGGCAAGGTGATCATCCCGTCGTTCTCAGTCGGGCGCACGCAGCAGATTGTCTACACGCTGCACCAGCTCGCCGATGCCGGGCAGTTGCCGAGCATTCCCATGTTTGTGGACAGTCCGCTCAGCGTGAATGCGACCGAGATCTTCCGCCTGCACCCGGAATGTTTCAACGAACGCATCTACCAGTTCCTGCGCGAGCGGGAGAATCCGTTCGGCATGGAGAATCTCACCTACATCCGTGAAGCCGCACGCTCCATGAAACTGAACGACCTGCAGGGACCGGCATTGATCATCAGCGCTTCAGGCATGGCCGAGGCCGGGCGCATTCGCCATCACCTCAAGAACAACATTGGCGATCCAAAAAACCTGGTGCTCTTCGTCGGATATTGTGCCGAGCACACGCTGGGCGCCCAGATCCTGAACGGGAGAAATCCCGTGAACATCTTTGGAGAGCCGTATCATGTCGGAGCGCAGGTGGCCTCGATCGACTCGTTCTCAGGCCATGCCGACAAGAATGAACTGGGCCAGTACGTGGAGCGGCTGACGGGGCCGTTAAAGAAAATCAGCGTGATTCATGGCGAGGAATCGCAGGCCCTCGCGTTCGGTGAAACGCTGCGCCAAATGAAGCCGCATGCGGAAGTGATTGTTCCCGAACTGCGCCAGACCCTCGACGTCTGACCGCGTGCGGGTGGTCAGTCGCGGAAATTGATGAACTGCACGGGGACGGGAAAGTCGTGGTCGCGCACGGCTGCAATCACCGTTTGAAGTTCATCACGGCTTTTTCCGTTTACCCGGATCGCGTCGCCCTGGATTTGGGTCGTCACCTTGAACTTGCCGTCGCGAATGAAGCTGGTGATCTGTTTTGCAACAACGCTTTCGATGCCCTGCTTGATCTTGATGCTTTGACGGGCGTGGCCGAGAGGGGAGA
Proteins encoded in this window:
- a CDS encoding MBL fold metallo-hydrolase, whose translation is MRIHFFGATRTTTGSMYLLEVNGKKLLLECGLFQGRRDETMDRNRHFPFNPATVDAVVLSHAHIDHCGNLPNLCVQGFEGNIYCTFATRDLASVMLEDSAQIQQADAAFVSKKRAKQGLPPVKPLYTPTQAEKAVRQFVAINYDRPFPVLDGVSVTFRDAGHILGSAQVVLDVQEGARRFRYLFSGDIGRGNDDILRDPHVVEDVDFLQIESTYGARVHSPKSNANEEVGRLVRDTVERGGKVIIPSFSVGRTQQIVYTLHQLADAGQLPSIPMFVDSPLSVNATEIFRLHPECFNERIYQFLRERENPFGMENLTYIREAARSMKLNDLQGPALIISASGMAEAGRIRHHLKNNIGDPKNLVLFVGYCAEHTLGAQILNGRNPVNIFGEPYHVGAQVASIDSFSGHADKNELGQYVERLTGPLKKISVIHGEESQALAFGETLRQMKPHAEVIVPELRQTLDV